One genomic region from Methanoculleus thermophilus encodes:
- a CDS encoding ABC transporter permease, which produces MALDRLLNVARKEFSDHITSRRFVIILVLFLVISAIGMHTGIGYYNDMLESYNQQLQYMQELEVDSPYVNWMPEKPSIMLIFNSMMSYMTTLGGILAIAIGFDLVSKEKETRSLKTLLSHPLYRDEIINGKALGGVGALGFAMVLALAISLAMLLLFSIVPTLEEFAAILIFGAVSLGFLLAYFSIALMMSTVARESGNALIYTLVIFFAVSSLLPLLGTVAADVLVGDPPEPPEVGLIPTIVGRSVSATAGGGYFVSSASQSVVQVGSEDQVWREYEEELRNYIDKRMLISDLTTLISPQMNYYTIAMAVTNPQITATIDALYNSGMAPEETPGLAEALGRVWMNIAALIVFPSVFFAVTYVKFMRMDIR; this is translated from the coding sequence ATGGCGCTTGATAGATTGCTCAACGTAGCACGGAAAGAGTTCTCCGACCATATCACCAGTAGGCGGTTCGTCATTATCCTTGTACTGTTTCTCGTTATATCAGCGATCGGGATGCATACCGGCATTGGATATTACAACGACATGCTTGAGTCCTACAACCAGCAGCTTCAGTACATGCAGGAGCTCGAGGTTGATAGCCCATACGTGAATTGGATGCCCGAGAAACCTTCGATCATGCTTATCTTCAACTCTATGATGAGTTACATGACGACGCTTGGTGGGATCCTTGCCATCGCCATCGGGTTTGACCTGGTCTCAAAAGAGAAGGAGACCAGATCGCTAAAGACGCTCCTCTCCCATCCCCTCTACCGGGATGAGATCATCAACGGCAAAGCACTCGGGGGCGTTGGTGCTCTTGGGTTTGCCATGGTTCTTGCGCTTGCTATCTCGCTTGCGATGCTCCTTCTCTTCTCGATCGTCCCGACATTGGAGGAGTTTGCCGCCATACTGATCTTCGGGGCGGTCTCGCTTGGGTTCCTGCTTGCCTACTTCTCCATCGCGCTCATGATGTCGACGGTCGCCCGCGAGAGCGGGAACGCCCTGATCTACACCCTCGTCATCTTCTTTGCCGTCTCCTCGCTTCTACCCCTGCTCGGGACGGTGGCCGCAGATGTGCTCGTCGGCGACCCGCCCGAGCCGCCGGAGGTGGGCCTGATACCGACCATCGTGGGGAGATCGGTCTCAGCTACAGCCGGCGGGGGGTATTTCGTCAGCAGTGCTTCTCAAAGCGTGGTCCAGGTGGGGTCCGAGGATCAGGTGTGGAGAGAGTATGAGGAGGAGTTGCGGAACTACATAGACAAACGGATGTTAATCAGCGATCTTACAACCCTCATTTCCCCCCAGATGAACTACTACACCATCGCGATGGCGGTGACGAACCCACAGATCACGGCGACTATAGATGCGCTCTATAACTCCGGTATGGCACCAGAGGAGACGCCTGGTCTTGCTGAAGCCCTCGGCCGGGTCTGGATGAACATCGCCGCGCTCATCGTCTTCCCGTCGGTCTTCTTCGCCGTGACGTATGTGAAATTTATGAGGATGGATATCAGGTGA